The following is a genomic window from Moorella sp. Hama-1.
TATATTATCTTTTCCATACTCCTGGAATGGACTTTTACTGGAAAGTAAAGTACGCCGCCACAGGGTGGGCATCACAGCCCCCGATAGTGGTTCCCCGGTTAGCAAATTTTGAGCTCATGTTGATATAATTGCGGAGGAAAAATAATGGCGACTTTAAGCATCCTGGCCCTGCTGGCGGCCCTGATACTGGTAGTAAATGCCGGTTGGCACTTCATCCGCCGCGCCGGGAAAAAAGCCCGGCGCCAGCTCCTGTATGCCGTCTTGGCCTTTATCCTTTCGGCAGCAGCAGCTGCCGCGAACCCCGGGGGAACCCGGACCCTTTCCCTACTACATAGTTCACAGCCCCCCAACCAGGTATCTGCCCCCGCTCAGGCGCCTGACGCTGCCCCAGCACCATCCGCCCTTCCGGCCACTCCGGACACTGCTATCTCACCGGAAACTCCCACTACTCCTACCCCGCCTCTAGGTGCGGCCGGTAAATTGCGCGTCCATTTCCTGGATGTGGGTCAGGGGGATGCTATTCTGGTACAATTGCCCGACGGGCGAAATATATTAATCGATGCCGGCAGCAACGAAGCCGGTCCTACGGTAATTAAGAACCTGAAGGAATATGGGGTGGCGCAACTGGATTATGTTATCGGTACCCACCCCCATGAAGACCATATCGGCGGCATGGATCAGGTCATTGATGCCTTCCCGGTGGGGAAAGTCTACCTGCCCCGGGTGACCCATAATACGGATTCCTACCGGGATCTACTACTGGCAATAAAAAACAAGGGCCTCCAGGCTACGGAGGCGAAGGCCGGCGTTACCCTACCTTTGGGAGAAGGGGTCCAGGCCACCTTTGTCAGCCCGGCGAAAAGCAACTATGAGGACCTGAACGACTATAGCGCCGTTCTCCACCTGACTTACGGTAAGACAGCCTTTCTTTTTACCGGCGATGCCGGGACTACTGCCGAACAGCAGATGCTGGCTGGGCATCAACCCTTAAAAGCCGACGTGCTGAAGATTGCCCACCACGGCTCTCGTTCAGCCACAGGTACCGCCTTCCTGAAAGCCGTGGCTCCCACGTATGCTGTGATCTCCGTCGGCAGAGGTAATGACTATGGCCATCCCCACGCCCAAACCCTGCAGCGCTTGCAAAAAGCCGGGGCGAAGATCTACCGTACCGACCAGGATGGAACCATTACGGCTATTTCTGACGGAGAGAAGGTTACCATGCCGTGATATTACTATTACATGCATGATCATGGCGCCCGGTGCCCTGTCTCTGGGGATGAACCCCCAGGGTGACGGAAAAGTGATGCGGACTGGTGTTTTACCCCCCGCTGTGTTCCCGGACCGGCAGCCTGAGATGGAAAAATGGGATAATCAGAGTGATTATCCCATCGTGATAATTAATGAAGGATTGACGAAAGGAGTAATACTACAATGCCCCGCCAGGAACTACTGGTTATTGATCGTTTCGAAGAAGATATGGCCGTCATTGAATACGGCCGCCAAACCTTTACCCTGCCCCGCTCCCTCCTACCCCGGGCCGCCAGGGAGGGTGACGTTATAAAGCTGGCTGTCGTCCTGGACCCGGAAGCCACCGCCCGGCGCAAAAAAGAAGTCCGCTCCCTGGCGGACGAGGTGTTTGCGAAGTAATAAAAATGGCGCCGGGATTATCTCCGGGCGCCATTTGCGTTATTTTTTAATTGCCGGGAAGTGTTCCCGCTGGAATTTCTGAACCCCTGGATCATGGCCGGCCAGGATAAAATCGGCGTACTGGCGGATCTTAGCAAAGCTTTCGAAGTTGGCGCCAACGTCAGTCACTATACCCACCGGCCGGTCTTCATTAATATTTTCTACCAGGTTAACGACATCGCCGGAAACGCAGACCACACCCTCGGCTGTTTTTACCAGCACTGACTGGTGGCCGGGCGTATGCCCGGGAGTCGGAATTAGTTTTACTCCCGGTACTACATCCGCGTAGCCGTTGACAAAGCGCCAGGCAAAGAAATCCACGCCCCGCTGATCGTAAAGGAAGCGGGTGTCATTATAGATCCATTCCTGGCTTTTCAATGGATGGAAGGCATACTCCCATTCCCGTTGTTGGATATAAAAAACGGCATTTTTAAAGATACGGTTATTTCCAACATGATCATAGTGTAAATGGGTGTTGATAACGATATCTACTTCTTCCGGGTCCCATCCGGTGGCCTTTTTTAAGGCAGCAACCATTGTTTCATCTTCCTGCTGCTGGCAGGGATCTACGTGCTCATTTACCCAGTCGCGATCATGGATGCCGGTGTCGACCACGATTTTCGCCTCTGCGCCGACAATGGCCGCCGCCCAGATGGGTATGGTGATCATTTTGCCGAAGTCCTTGGCATAGGTCAGGGTTGATTTGTCGACATAGAGTTCGCCCATCTTCAGGGCGACAACTTGTAAAGGCTTGATACTCATATTGATACCCCCATTTAAAACTTTACATTAACTCATAAAGAACTGCTAATCCCTGTCCACCGCCAATACATAATGTCTCTAACCCGTAACGTACTCCTTTACGGACCATATCGTTCATCAATTTTACGGTTAAGATAGCCCCTGTAGCTCCGATGGGATGGCCAAAGGCAATAGCACCACCGTTAACATTTACTTTACTGATATCTAATTCTAGCTCCCGAATGCAGGCAATTGCTTGGGATGCGAAAGCTTCATTCAATTCAATAAGACCAATATCATCTAGTTTGATCCCTGTTCTTTTTAGGAGCTTCCGCACTGCCGGAATTGGGCCGATGCCCATAATCTCTGGCGGAACGCCTGCCACGGCAGCCGAGACCAACCTAACAATAGGTTTTAAACCTAATTCTTTGGCTTTCTCTTCTGTCATCATGACAACGGCGGCTGCACCATCATTAATGCCAGAGGCATTACCAGCTGTAACAGTTCCATCTTTTTTAAAGGCTGGTCGTAATTTGGCAAGCTTTTCCAAAGTTGTATCTGGCCTGGGGTGCTCGTCAGTATCAAATACCCTTTCTTCGTTTTTGCCGCACTTGACTTTTATAGGTATGACCTCATCATTAAAAATACCAGACTTTAAGGCTAACGCAGCTTTTCTCTGACTCTCAAATGCAAAAGCATCCTGTTCTTCCCTGGTGATACCATGTTTTTCTGCTACATTCTCAGCGGTGATGCCCATATGGTTTCGGGTGAAGGGATCGGAAAGGGCTGTTATGAGTCCATCTTCTAATTCGCCATGACCCATTACATAGCCAAAACGTGACTTACGTAGATAAAAAGGCAAATTAGTCATGGATTCAGCTCCACCGGCAACTACGATATCGGCAAAGCCCATAGCAATCTCCATGGCACCAAGCACAATTGCCTGCACTCCAGAGCTACAAAGCCGATTTATTGTCATTGCCGGAGACTCTACTGGTAAACCAGCCTTAATGGCCGCTACTCGGGCTAAAAAGGCATCTTCTGCTACTTGACCAACACATCCCATCACTACCTCATCAACTTGAGCAGGATCTATATTTGCTCTTTTAACCGCTTCTTTAATAACAATAGCACCTAATTCAGCAGCTTTAAAATCCTTCAAGGAGCCGTTAAATCTACCAACTGCAGTTCTGGCGCCAGAGACAATAACAACACTTTTGAGATCCATATTAAATTCCTCCTTATTAATTTGGCATCTAGTATCACAGATATTTTTTACTGGCGGATACTAGGTTGCCTAGAATAGGCAAGTAAGATTAGTAATAGTACTATCCCGGTAATAACTTGTCTAACTCCTGGTCCCATTCCAATAGAGATTAAGACATTGGTCAATATCACAATTACGATTGCTCCTAAAACGGTACCAATATATGTTCCTTTACCACCAGATAGTTGTGTACCGCCAATTACCACAGCTGCAACCGATAACATGGTATAATTATCACCCATTTGCAATTGGGCCGTGCCAATAAAAGATAGAAGTAACAAGCCACTTATCATCCCCAATATACCCGAAAGTATATAAGTGATGAAAATAATTGTACCAACCTTAATACCGCATAACCGTGCGGCATTACGATTGTTTCCTGTTAAAAACAGAGATTTGCCGTATTTGGTCCTCGCTAAAACCAATTCAATTATTATTAATACTATAATAGTAAGGATGAAAAGCCATCTTACTGGGCCTACAACTTTACCTCCCCCCAGGGTTAGAAGAAGAGAGGGGACGGAGCCTTGGGGCCGACCCTGGGTAATGGCAAGGCTAAATCCTCCGGCCACAGTCCCCATTGCTAATGTCATGACCAAGGGCGGTATCCCTACCCACCATATGCCTATGCTATTAATGAGGCCAATGATGGCACCCATGATTATTAAGACTAGGATAGCGACGGGGATGTTGGCATTTAAGCCGTTTAGAATTCCGCATCCAATTAAGGCCCCAAGAGACATAACCTGGCCAATAGAGAGGTCAATGCCTTCCCCCCCCGAGATAATTACCAATGTTTGACCTGCGGCGGCGATGGCCAGGATACTTGCTATAGCTAAAATATTACCGACGTTATTAGCGTCAGCAAAACCAGGATTTAAGATTTGTCCTATGAGTAAGAGTATGATACTAATTATAACTGGAGGTAAAAACAGCTTATACTCTTCATTAAAGCGAAAGGTATTTTGCTTTACTGCTGCCCCGACTAGAGTCTTGTTTTCAGTATCCAATAATAACACCCCTTATGAACCAGTTTTCAGGCCGATTTTGATTGTCTTTTACGCCCGATTATAACGGCGACAAAGATACCAAGAACTACAATTAATCCCGAGACAAATTGCTGGTAATAGGTTGGTATTCCCATGCCAAGGACTGTTGTCAACACTAATCCTAAAAACAGGGTGCCAAAGATTGCGCCCGAAATACTACCAATACCACCCATTAGGGAAATCCCGCCAATAACACAAGCCGCTACGGCATTCAAGGTCATTGGTAATCCTACTCTAGCATCCCCGGCACCAATATTACCTGTTAAAGCAATGGCAGCTATGCTGGCTGCTAATCCGGCAAAAAGATAGGTGGCAAACTGTACTTTTACTACAGAGATGCCGGAGAAATAAGCCTTCCTGATATCATTACCAATAGCATACAAATAGGTACCAGATGGAGACAAATCCCAGATTAACCATATCAGGTATATCACTAAAATGAAGAAGATACTATTGGGGATGATACTCCATGAGCTAGAAAGATAAAAATCAACAAGGCTTTCTGGTGCCGAACCACCAGGTATCGGTAAGATCGTTAGTGCAATCCCTCCAG
Proteins encoded in this region:
- a CDS encoding ComEC/Rec2 family competence protein, which produces MATLSILALLAALILVVNAGWHFIRRAGKKARRQLLYAVLAFILSAAAAAANPGGTRTLSLLHSSQPPNQVSAPAQAPDAAPAPSALPATPDTAISPETPTTPTPPLGAAGKLRVHFLDVGQGDAILVQLPDGRNILIDAGSNEAGPTVIKNLKEYGVAQLDYVIGTHPHEDHIGGMDQVIDAFPVGKVYLPRVTHNTDSYRDLLLAIKNKGLQATEAKAGVTLPLGEGVQATFVSPAKSNYEDLNDYSAVLHLTYGKTAFLFTGDAGTTAEQQMLAGHQPLKADVLKIAHHGSRSATGTAFLKAVAPTYAVISVGRGNDYGHPHAQTLQRLQKAGAKIYRTDQDGTITAISDGEKVTMP
- a CDS encoding DUF3006 domain-containing protein produces the protein MPRQELLVIDRFEEDMAVIEYGRQTFTLPRSLLPRAAREGDVIKLAVVLDPEATARRKKEVRSLADEVFAK
- a CDS encoding N-acyl homoserine lactonase family protein, with translation MSIKPLQVVALKMGELYVDKSTLTYAKDFGKMITIPIWAAAIVGAEAKIVVDTGIHDRDWVNEHVDPCQQQEDETMVAALKKATGWDPEEVDIVINTHLHYDHVGNNRIFKNAVFYIQQREWEYAFHPLKSQEWIYNDTRFLYDQRGVDFFAWRFVNGYADVVPGVKLIPTPGHTPGHQSVLVKTAEGVVCVSGDVVNLVENINEDRPVGIVTDVGANFESFAKIRQYADFILAGHDPGVQKFQREHFPAIKK
- a CDS encoding thiolase family protein; translation: MDLKSVVIVSGARTAVGRFNGSLKDFKAAELGAIVIKEAVKRANIDPAQVDEVVMGCVGQVAEDAFLARVAAIKAGLPVESPAMTINRLCSSGVQAIVLGAMEIAMGFADIVVAGGAESMTNLPFYLRKSRFGYVMGHGELEDGLITALSDPFTRNHMGITAENVAEKHGITREEQDAFAFESQRKAALALKSGIFNDEVIPIKVKCGKNEERVFDTDEHPRPDTTLEKLAKLRPAFKKDGTVTAGNASGINDGAAAVVMMTEEKAKELGLKPIVRLVSAAVAGVPPEIMGIGPIPAVRKLLKRTGIKLDDIGLIELNEAFASQAIACIRELELDISKVNVNGGAIAFGHPIGATGAILTVKLMNDMVRKGVRYGLETLCIGGGQGLAVLYELM
- a CDS encoding ABC transporter permease, translated to MDTENKTLVGAAVKQNTFRFNEEYKLFLPPVIISIILLLIGQILNPGFADANNVGNILAIASILAIAAAGQTLVIISGGEGIDLSIGQVMSLGALIGCGILNGLNANIPVAILVLIIMGAIIGLINSIGIWWVGIPPLVMTLAMGTVAGGFSLAITQGRPQGSVPSLLLTLGGGKVVGPVRWLFILTIIVLIIIELVLARTKYGKSLFLTGNNRNAARLCGIKVGTIIFITYILSGILGMISGLLLLSFIGTAQLQMGDNYTMLSVAAVVIGGTQLSGGKGTYIGTVLGAIVIVILTNVLISIGMGPGVRQVITGIVLLLILLAYSRQPSIRQ
- a CDS encoding ABC transporter permease, producing MSLIKKVLRWSSLPSLILFIVFFILNGFITEGFLTLSSFAGFLQSITPLIILAIGEAVVLLGGGIDISIGATLSMANVILATLSLKNFPIISILTIVILSGLVIGALNGFLISILRISPLLVTFATSYIAGGIALTILPIPGGSAPESLVDFYLSSSWSIIPNSIFFILVIYLIWLIWDLSPSGTYLYAIGNDIRKAYFSGISVVKVQFATYLFAGLAASIAAIALTGNIGAGDARVGLPMTLNAVAACVIGGISLMGGIGSISGAIFGTLFLGLVLTTVLGMGIPTYYQQFVSGLIVVLGIFVAVIIGRKRQSKSA